Genomic segment of Rhinoraja longicauda isolate Sanriku21f chromosome 4, sRhiLon1.1, whole genome shotgun sequence:
ATTATCCATATCTGGCTGTTCCGGTCCAGTGTCCAGACCCAAGTCCCCAATGCACTCCATTACATCACCAACACTAGTCTCCCTCGGGGGTGAAGTCAAATTTCTAAAGATACGTTCCTCCTGCTGGGTAGCAACATCAAGGAGCTGAGTTACTTTGGCCACGAGGTTGGGATCATTCCTGTTGAGTTGGCACCACGACAGCAGTGCGCTGTAAAAATTAAAAAGGGACAGATTGATTCTCAGAAGTATTTTGTGGGCAAAAACCAAACATTCTACCAAAGTTATTTTGCATCTTGACAtaagatatgaatgaatgaatgaatgaatgaagtttaatggccaagtatgtgccttggtgctccgctcacaaatgacaacataaacatacagttaacaattaagaataaaacatacacatcaaaacaataaggataataCAAAACAatgttgttcatccttcgggttcgaagatgaccatgacttcactttcaatcttattatttcgaccgctgattgggatccccgccagccgcggtgtgtgtgtgctggccgaggttgaagtcatgacttgcgcttgacttggatttaagtgagggggagttgcgcagatcgtcggcctcactctctcgtcctggcctatcgggttccagcaacaagacatagtcgggacggctggggacaggtcaggatgcagtggatggtcagaagtgtcctacgtatctcactctgccctgtttgcactccacggcgctttgctgggatcgtctttctgcccgttgaaccctctgcgcaatccgccgaacccaggcgtCACATGTCAGGTAGACAAGCcttaagccgctggaaccaacgacttgccaattgtacttgtggcatgcacacggaaatctgaggaaagacattctagccttagagggagtacagagaaggttcatcagattgatccctgggatggcaggactttcatatgaagaaagactggatagactcgacttgtactcgctgaaatttagaagactgaggggggatcttatagaaacatataaaattcttaaggggttggagaggcttgatgcgggaagattgttcccgatgttggggaagtccagaaccagaggtcacagcttaaggataagggggaagtcttttaggaccgagctgagaaaacatttcttcacacagagagtggtgagtctgtggaattctctgccacagaaggtagttgaggccagttcattggctatatttaagagggagttagatgtggcccttgtggctaaagggatcagggggtctggagagaaggcaggtacgggatactgagcaggctcgaagggccgaatggtctactcctgcacctattttctatgtttctatgtgacatcGTGGGGGTTAGCgggggtagtcctgcggctgatcccactgcttggggggacggtcgagaccagggcggttctctccgggcggtggtccgcagccccacgggcggggaggggagcgcTGCTCGCCGCTGCTCCTCAGGCCCCGGGTATGGGCCCCAGGCCGCCGGCTCCAGTCTCCCCGGGGCGCCGGCGAGGCTTCTGTCCCGGCCCGGGAGAAACAATAATATATATATCAAATACTATATATATTACAAGTGCTAATGTATAGAACTGTAAATAATTatttgaaaaataatattttttgtcAGCACACATTACTAATGCCGCCATTTCTCGATGCACGAAAGATATTTTCCTGGAAAACATCACGAGGTGGTTGAATCTGTGGATaagatgcattcaaaagaaaacCCCAAAAGGCACGGACTAACAAAGAATATGCTGACAGAATTCAATAAAACAGGATGAGAGGAAGCTCAATACACAGCACAGAAAGTTCAGAGACATGGCCTGTGTGCCTTTGGTAAAGATATGATGTGTCCCATGAGTAAATGGACCACAGCACCATAGAACAAAGTCATGCCAATCTATGAGGAGCGCTGTACATCTTTCTGCGCACTTACCTCAGAAATCCCTTCATCTGTCCAGGGACCAACATCTTCTTTACGCCCTCTTGATAACCTTTATTGAAACCATGCTGTAAAGTGGATTCTTTGCCAGCATTAATTCCATCCCGATAACCTTCCTAGAAATAAACAGTCGGAAGTCATGACTGAATTCACTGCTGAGTGTCTACATTTGGTAGCAATGCACGTTCTCTACCTAGCAATCAATAAAAGTATAAATAACATAATTTCAGCTCATTGGAGAGAAAAGAGATTATCATTTTATTATTGGACCTGTAACTTAAGAGAATGGATTTTCAAAATATCTAGAAAATTCAGATTCTGTCAAGTAACCCAAATTTAAATTCAGCATGGCCCATTACCAACAACTTGCATCCAAGTCACAGTTTTAATGCAGAGAAACATCCCAGAGTGTCTTGTAGGGATAAAGGGGCGGATCTACCGAGATTCAGAAAGAAAAGCCGAGGCAAGTTGCACAACTTTAAGACCCCAGTTCCTAGAAAGCTGAAGGTACAGCTGACAAAAGTGAAGATGAGAAAGTTCAACTGTAAAAGGTTAGAATTTGAAAATAATGACCTGGGAAGTTGTGAACGGGAGGAAATAACAAAGATATAATATGAACCTTTAGAATATAATTTAAAGGAAAAATATCAAAGTATTGGTAGACAAGAAGCCAATAACCATAGAAATGACAGATAGCAGGATTCAATTTAAATTAGTGCTACAGAATATGAGATTCAGGTGCATGGAGATCAGacagagaaacattgaaaatattatCTGAAGTAATAAAGGCATGAATGAATGTTTCAACAAATATACATGGACAGAAACCGACAATGATACGAAGATGGATGGAGGCAGTGCTGATAAGAGTGGATGCATGATATGAAATTTTAATGTCGGGGTCAAATAAGATGTCAAGATTCTGAATGTTCTGCCTCAAAAAGAGACCAGGGAATAAAATTTAGTCAGGGAACTGTGCTCGGGACACAAGGCCAATAAACTTGGCCTTCCTAatgtttagtttaaaaaaaaatctcgcaTAGAACTAGATTTCAGCCACGAATTTTGTCTTGAGTCCACTCAGATTTATGAATAGAGACCAGTTCTGGACATGGCAACATGAAGACTGAACTCCTAATATTTTTTATATGCTGTCGCTGCAAGGCAACAGACAGATATTTAGTAAACAGGACCAAGAATGAGTGCTTTGAGGTCTACACATTAACATTGCGAAAGCAGAACGAAACAGCGAAACTTAGAAGAGAATGGAATTAGTTGAGAGTAAACCGTTCCATCTAAATGGAAGCGGATGAGATGGGAACCATCCCCAAAGCTGCAGACAGGATAAGAGGCTTGCAATATTGATAAGGATGTTTTAATCCATGGAAGGATCAGAGAGCTGATCAATGAAGTTCAAACATGGAGTTGAGGGAAAGATGGGCATGGGTTAAGGAGATGACAATACTTGAAAGGCAGTGCATGACAATATTGTACTGAAGTTTAAAAGACATGTGTCTCTTGTAGAAAATAGAGTGCCTATCCTATATCAAAAGGCATTTCACTTTTATAGGTGGGAGCAAGAGCACAGTGACAGAACGAGAAGAAATAAGGGAGGAACAGAAAGAGGGGCAGAAAATCAGGAGCAGGAAGACCCATATTCCATATTTTCCCCTAATACCACTGAAGGAAACCATTTGGCTCAGAGTCTGTGCCAGCTCAGAGAGCAATCCCATTTCTCACGGCCTATTTTTTCACACCTGCACATTAACTCACGTGCTTCTctcaccaggggtaatttacagtggctaattcaCCCAACAACTAGCTCAgaatgatgaagggtctcgacccaaaacataacccattccgtctctcctgagatgctgcatgacctgctgagttactccagcatttttttgtctaccttcaatttgaaccagcatctgcagttattttcctatactacaTGGAGACATAGTATACTATACTATATCCATACTATACTATAGTATGGATATAGTAATATCTATATTATATGGATacattgcatacactggaatttagaaggatgagaggggatcttatcgaaacatataagattattaaggggttggacacgtttagaggcaggaaacatgttcccaatgttgggggaagttcagaaccagggaccacagtttaagaataaggggtaggccatttagaacggagatggggaagaacttttttactcagagagttgtaaatctgtggaattctctacctcagaaggcagtggaggccaattctctgaatgcattcaagagagagctagatagagctcttaaggatagcggagtcaggggttatggggagaaggcaggaacggggtactgattgagaatgatcagccatgatcacattgaatggtggtgctggctcgaagggccgaatggcctcctcctgcacctattgtctattgagatcagaCATGCAGTTTACCACAACCACAGAAATAATAACTATCTTATGTACTGTATGTATTTTGCAAAAGgaattttgtttattttaagGAGTTTAGTTATAGTAATACAAATTTAAATATACATGTTACTATCTTTTTATTTTTAGGTGTAGAGACCAAAAGAAACACATTTGCCACATTTCACTGATTGAAGTTTAACAATCAAAAGTTAACTGATTTTGCCAGACTCCAACAACCAAATGAAATGCACCCTGAACATTTCAATGAAGCCACAGCACAAATGAACCAAAAATTGACACGATTCAAATTGGTGACAACCCCAGAATTAGAACAGGGGCAAAAGCAAGTATTTAACGTTTGCCAAAAATCCTACTTGTTAATGAGGATTAATTGGAAGCGACAAGTGAATAAGTGctaaatccgaagatagacacaaaatgcgagagtaactcagtgggacgggcagcatctcaggagagaaggaatgggcgacgttttgggtcgggacccttcttcagacggtttgGGGGAAATGCCTCGCCCCCTCCATCAtccttctcccctcttctcctccaccccctctcccccatccttccccctctctccatccttcccctccccccccaccccctctcctccccctcccctcctccaccccctctcctcctccacccctatccttctccccttctctccacccctcccctaccccctctcaacctccatcctccctctctccatccttcccctctctccatccttcccctctctccatccttcccctctctccatccttcccctctctccatccttcccctctctccatccttcccctctctccttccttcccctctctccatccttcccctctctcccctccccgctcctccaCCCCTAtccttctccaccctctccccatcccctctccccatcccctctccccatcccttctccccatccccccctccccatcccccctctccccctctgctcccctctccctctccccatcccctctccccctctgctcccctctccccaccccctctcccctctccccatcccccctctccccatcccctctccccttcccctctccccctctgctcccctctccccaccccctctccccatcccctctcccctctccccatcccctctcccctctccccatcccccctccccatcccccctctccccctttgcttccctctccccaccccctccccccctccccatcccccctctccccctctgctcccctctccccatcccctctccccccctctgctcccctctccccatcccccctctccccctctgcttccctctccccaccccctctccccatcccctctcccctccccatcccccctccccatcccccctctccccctctgctcccctctccccaccccctctccccttcccctctccccctctgctcccctctccccaccccctctccccatcccccctctccccatcccccctccccatcccctctccccatcccctctccctctctcctccacctctccccaccccctctccccaccccctctccccaccccctctccccaccccctctccccatcccccctccccatcccctctccccatcccctctccctctctcctccacctctccccaccccctctccccatcccccctctccccatcccccctccccatcccccctctccccatcccccatcccccctctccccatcccctctccccatcccctctccctctctcctccacctctctccccctctgctcccctctcctcccctctccccatcccctctcccctcttcaccccttttctccacctcctccatccacacccctctcctcaactcctccccctccccctccccctcctcctccccccgccctccccctaccttcagcCTCTGCCCCATGCAGGTATCCCACTCGTTCCTCGACAGCCGCAGCTCATCGGCCTCCTCGTCAAACACATCATCACTCTGGTTCGCCTTCAGCCGCCACATCGTCGCAGCGGCGGCGACGacactgggggaggggaggggcgcggCGCCACACGTCACGGCGCAGACCGTCAGAAACGCGCTCACGTCACGGCGCATGCCATCGGGAACGCGCGATACGTCACGGCGCAGACCCCCGGAGAATGGGCGACATGTCACGGCGCAGACCGTCGGGGAACACGCGGCGCATACGTCACGGCGCACACCGTCATGGAAGGCGCACAGGTCACGGCGCAGACCGCCGGGGACGCGCGATACGTCACGGCGCAGACCGTCAGAAGGCGCACACGTCACGGTATGTGGGGTGTTTACCTCTGAGCGCTTGTCCTGGGCGGTGACGAATGCTCTTCACAAGGTcacaagtgagaggagcagaattaggccattcggcccatcaagtctacctctccattcaatcatggctgatctatctctccctcctaaccccattctcccgccttctccccgtaacccctgacacccgcactaatcaagaacctatctatctcagaCCTTAAACATGTCCATCGACTTGGCCGTCAATGCAGGATTCAGATCGTAGCTGGCAGAAGTGCAAAGGGGGTAGAttgtagattttagagatacagcgcggaaacaggcccttcggcccaccaagtccgcgccgcccagcgatccccgcacactaacactatcctacacccactagggacaatttttacatttacccagtcaattaacctacatacctgtacgtctttggagtgtgggaggaaaccgaagatctcggagaaaacccacgcaggtcacggggagaacgtacaaactccgtacagacggcgcccgtagtcaggatcgaacctgagtctccggcgctgcattcgctgtaaggcagcaactctaccgctgcgccactgtgccgtgggtagcaaggaactgcaggtgctggtttacaccgaagaaggtctgaagaagggtctcgatccgaaacgtcaccattcattctatccacagatgctgcctgtctaggaaaaaaatacaatacaatacaatacatctttattgtcattgtacaacgagattgggaatgcgcctcccatacgatgcaataaattaattagccaaacagtataaatttatacaacccagtgaaacaaaattagaaacaaaactgcagatgctggtttaaatcaaaggcagacacaaaatgctggagtaactcatcgggtcaggagagagggaatgggtgacgttttgggtcgagacccttctttagactagacTGCCAGTctagctgagttactgcagcattttgtgtcttatcttctctccttaacccctgacacctatacacctatactaattaagaatttatctctgccttaaaaatatccactgacttggcctccacagccttctgtggcaaagaattcctcagattcaccaaggGATAGCAATAAGCAGAATGCCACTGGTGCGGCACAGAATGAACAGCAGTGAGCGTTCTCCAACAGGACCAATTCATGAATCTCGAACCTCCCTCCCGTCAGAATCCAAATCCTTGATGTCTAGATTTTCTTTTCCATTACTTTGACTATGATCCCCAGAGCTCATCTTCTGCTTGCCTGCTGGTTTCTGGAAGGAGTCCAAGTTGTTGATGTAATGGGGGAATCAAACCCTCTCCAGGCTACAACGCCAGTTGATTGCCTTCCCAAGTCCATCACAGGGGTTGGCAGCCAAATTAAAGGATTTTTTTTGAAGCTAGAcatacaaagctggagtaactcagcgggtctgcccaatctctggagaaaagaaatagatgacgtttcgggtcttcagaaggGACTCGACTCGCAACGTCgagcctgacgaagggtctcaacctgattccttttctccaaagatgctgcctgacccactgagttactccagcagtttgtgtctatcttcggtttaaaccagtatctgcagttccttcctacacaaaataaacatagcacaaaaagtaaggacatttgtgtttggtagattatttctttgttgtaacaatgcttcttggcaataaatcttataccgttggaaagcctgtttatttcccttttaaatggtgccacatttgtaaggaacatgcatttgtgggatgagcagcagagctgagtatatgggttgcgcccatgaaaaatttgccaaatcttctctgccaatgccaaacagcttattctgctgttgctattgactcttgttttgagcttctggtacccccaggtgctgacaatcaggtgcctgattagcACCTGATTggtagcatctgtgagcatgggccctgctacagtcgccagtaggtgtctgctccaagaatcggcatgccacgtttggctgatctggatagggcccgtgcgatagggcaacttcaagctggtgttccgcaaaaccaagttgcggcattatttggagtaagccctagtaccatctccaaagtgaaggccaagttccatataacgggggatgtcagagacaggccgcgaagtgggcgtcccaagaagacgacacccgaagaagaccgtttcctcaccctgtcagcacttaggaaccgtaggctgtcttctacagatttgcagtcaaggtttgcaggacgatatggccgacggctctctgcccagacaattcggaacagactgcacgcagccgatctccggtctcatagggctgccaggaggcctgccatgactgcccttcaccgtcaggcctgtttgcgctggtgtcggcaacaagt
This window contains:
- the otulina gene encoding OTU deubiquitinase with linear linkage specificity a; this translates as MWRLKANQSDDVFDEEADELRLSRNEWDTCMGQRLKEGYRDGINAGKESTLQHGFNKGYQEGVKKMLVPGQMKGFLSALLSWCQLNRNDPNLVAKVTQLLDVATQQEERIFRNLTSPPRETSVGDVMECIGDLGLDTGPEQPDMDNSNDAQTETNCHSASEIRSHDLGINSPGLAHHEHCRTASEIDEAQMVQQLHQDCVLLLKDFEIPIDMPPHFQLQP